Proteins co-encoded in one Pyxidicoccus xibeiensis genomic window:
- a CDS encoding AHH domain-containing protein, whose translation MRTALLVVLRLALVCCCVLASSCATSPDGHSERARPEEVRTTQLSGERVRLTFPPLEVSPALGKLSAEEARAVLAGFHQALREATPPRVQRALAGGGGTPAPWELQLRQEFLARYGPSRLPLPDSVEQSRLFLVLRRSTRYMAPGIRDAAEELFSSPAFLASVALSVTVYLAAWALPEPVFSKAFAAALTVRLAIAVGLLELRNLGVACYQLYKDAEAARTVEELEAVAERFGRALGGTALRVVVLVATFGVGKTLPKVPEGGGWSLLKPSRYAVPGGLTWQSATTAQMVADGSLVVSGVAVGTATGSASGGAGSACTDGSVKKDDHQWHHIATNKNDTAEVRGGPWTPRFEELFGRAGVGLDDPVNLVYLKGHQGPHPERYHEAVFERVRSALGDCRPRADCRPRLLTELKKLASEICTGGSLLHRLVTK comes from the coding sequence ATGAGGACCGCTCTCCTGGTGGTGTTGCGCCTGGCCCTGGTCTGCTGCTGCGTGCTGGCTTCCTCGTGCGCTACGTCACCTGACGGCCATTCGGAGAGGGCCCGTCCCGAGGAGGTGCGGACGACGCAGCTGTCAGGAGAGCGGGTACGACTCACCTTCCCGCCGTTGGAGGTCAGCCCTGCGCTGGGGAAGCTGAGTGCAGAGGAAGCCCGAGCGGTGCTCGCCGGCTTCCACCAGGCTCTGCGCGAGGCCACCCCGCCGCGTGTCCAGCGTGCGCTCGCGGGCGGCGGGGGCACACCGGCCCCGTGGGAGCTCCAGCTTCGACAGGAGTTCCTCGCGCGGTACGGGCCCTCACGGCTGCCGCTGCCGGACTCGGTGGAGCAGAGTCGGTTGTTCCTCGTGCTGCGCCGGTCGACGCGCTACATGGCGCCGGGCATACGTGACGCGGCGGAGGAGCTGTTCAGCTCACCGGCCTTCCTGGCCAGCGTGGCGCTGTCGGTGACGGTGTACCTGGCGGCATGGGCGTTGCCGGAACCCGTCTTCAGCAAGGCCTTCGCGGCGGCGCTGACGGTGAGGCTGGCGATTGCGGTGGGGCTGCTGGAGCTGCGCAACCTGGGAGTGGCCTGCTACCAGCTGTACAAGGATGCGGAAGCGGCGAGGACGGTGGAGGAGTTGGAGGCAGTGGCGGAGCGCTTCGGGCGGGCGCTGGGAGGCACAGCGCTGCGAGTCGTGGTGCTGGTGGCGACCTTTGGTGTTGGGAAGACGCTGCCGAAGGTGCCGGAGGGCGGAGGCTGGTCGCTTCTCAAACCCTCGCGGTACGCGGTGCCCGGCGGGCTGACGTGGCAGAGCGCGACGACGGCGCAGATGGTGGCGGACGGTTCGCTGGTGGTCAGCGGTGTGGCAGTGGGGACGGCGACGGGCTCCGCGTCAGGAGGGGCGGGGAGCGCGTGCACGGACGGCTCGGTGAAGAAGGACGACCACCAGTGGCACCACATCGCCACGAACAAGAACGATACGGCTGAGGTGAGAGGAGGGCCGTGGACGCCACGCTTCGAAGAGCTTTTTGGAAGGGCTGGGGTGGGGCTGGATGACCCAGTAAACCTTGTCTACCTGAAGGGACATCAGGGGCCGCATCCGGAGCGGTACCACGAGGCAGTATTTGAGCGGGTGCGATCTGCACTCGGAGATTGTCGCCCCCGGGCGGACTGTCGCCCCCGCCTGTTGACGGAGTTGAAGAAGCTGGCGAGCGAAATCTGTACCGGCGGTTCCCTGCTGCACCGGCTCGTCACGAAGTGA
- a CDS encoding imm11 family protein: MNRYFKLTDDMRIRRRWHLRSPRDEQGQEVHSWQFFESRRIELQDTIRFPVKPAGQVLEFTLDSFATPVVHERVVQLFERLGISEVQFIPVEVEGHEGPYFILNTLRTLRCIDDARCEEVQYWKPEDERPDKEGQYRSVIGMRIDPTKVGDARIFRPWGWSVALIVSEDLKQAMEDAAITGTKFEEV; this comes from the coding sequence ATGAATCGGTACTTCAAACTGACGGATGACATGCGCATCCGACGGCGTTGGCACCTGAGGTCACCCCGGGATGAGCAAGGACAGGAAGTCCATTCCTGGCAGTTCTTTGAGAGCAGAAGAATCGAGCTGCAGGACACGATTCGCTTTCCCGTGAAGCCTGCGGGGCAGGTGCTCGAGTTCACCCTGGACTCCTTTGCGACGCCAGTCGTCCACGAGCGCGTCGTCCAGTTGTTCGAGCGTCTTGGCATCTCGGAGGTCCAGTTCATCCCGGTGGAGGTCGAAGGGCACGAGGGGCCCTACTTCATCCTCAACACGCTGCGGACCCTCCGCTGCATCGATGATGCTCGCTGTGAGGAGGTGCAGTACTGGAAGCCGGAGGATGAACGGCCCGATAAAGAAGGTCAGTATCGCTCCGTCATCGGCATGCGCATCGACCCGACGAAGGTGGGCGATGCCCGCATCTTCCGCCCGTGGGGCTGGTCCGTGGCCCTCATCGTCTCGGAGGACCTCAAGCAGGCCATGGAGGACGCGGCCATCACCGGCACGAAGTTCGAAGAGGTCTGA
- a CDS encoding Ig-like domain-containing protein: protein MPIRSGVRLPSRSTPASGWVFGIALLALWFTPSARAATNAEAAQRAINFLSADAANWNVRFGCTSCHRHGAAVFGLATARTTGYDLDALTYNGRTNRQNLEFVTERIQSEQRADGSWIHEGHWYPMSKTSYSAFGLAGYDANMGTRFSEPLVRAADWAVSQQEATGRWLEDFPFYPVGYGNVAITARLMTAISQAKQRVDPAKGAQYQAALDRAAAYVRAHMNDLTDGAQADGQRYTHQTAWAIVGLKAAGPGDNGVNTAALGTLATKLLATRALGDAPGWGTLAGEPADEFATGLSLYALCLAGRKPGADGRMSGALDWLKSRQAADGSWGVGTRYPDIPTTFAAMGLACFGDFSVGVSVNGAARRPLEHDLPNPQTATYVLTVRNHGYKTDEYSLSTQGGLPGWTATLDRTTLELGPDESTTVLLTITAPPGLAASLSSDVMVVAASDGAAGVKGATKASTYTTPPAPTEGLPTTTALLSPGSGPLTVALANTLSARVVDDRGWQARGPGMGVITFSVAGVTVGADNDADGDGVYSIVWRPRAATWDDLGLQDLRAVYSGVTLQPERDNRLGSTASQEVEVLPSPYPAPSVTLCGLPDFTGATSLTACGFTTPLAVGTSIESAAFIIHGETYPVVPDVNGGLVMASLPLRDGPNVVRLVATDTLGGLSSDEATVMVDNTAPEVTLLSPANGKALSVYSVDVQVVVRDWSPVRVETNWVHVTQVPAGGGTVTHTVWLNPGQNAILVRVTDAAGHATEQVVNVWVDAQAPFVGTGLPDGWLMGPQPGDTLWYGIGVYSASSTQVVVSSSGTYSLPRGGGAVNAQLHLVPGVNTFTIDVTSETGLTTSLTRTVRYDNSAPEAELVIPTPGGTYSGPIVLTARVTDTVGGVRGVAFTRDGSGIRAATLQPDGTWTAELDTRELVDGAHTVEVWMDDWAGNFVIRTFHFNTRNRP from the coding sequence ATGCCCATCCGCTCTGGTGTTCGTCTCCCGTCCCGCTCCACGCCCGCGTCCGGCTGGGTCTTTGGCATTGCACTGCTCGCGCTGTGGTTCACCCCGTCCGCGCGCGCGGCCACCAACGCGGAGGCCGCGCAGCGGGCCATCAACTTCCTCAGCGCGGACGCGGCGAACTGGAACGTGCGCTTCGGCTGCACGTCGTGTCACCGGCACGGCGCGGCGGTGTTCGGCCTCGCCACCGCGCGCACCACCGGCTACGACCTGGACGCGCTCACGTACAACGGGCGCACCAACCGGCAGAACCTGGAGTTCGTCACCGAGCGCATCCAGTCCGAGCAGCGCGCCGACGGCTCGTGGATTCACGAGGGCCACTGGTACCCGATGTCCAAGACGAGCTACTCCGCCTTCGGGCTGGCGGGCTACGACGCGAACATGGGCACGCGCTTCTCCGAGCCGCTGGTGCGCGCCGCGGACTGGGCCGTGAGCCAGCAGGAGGCCACCGGCCGCTGGCTGGAGGACTTCCCCTTCTACCCGGTGGGCTACGGCAACGTGGCCATCACCGCGCGGCTGATGACGGCCATCTCCCAGGCGAAGCAGCGCGTGGACCCGGCGAAGGGCGCGCAGTACCAGGCCGCGCTGGACAGGGCCGCCGCCTACGTGCGCGCGCACATGAATGACTTGACGGACGGGGCCCAGGCGGATGGCCAGCGCTACACGCACCAGACGGCGTGGGCCATCGTCGGGCTCAAGGCCGCGGGGCCCGGGGACAACGGCGTGAACACCGCCGCCCTGGGCACGCTGGCCACGAAGCTGCTCGCCACGCGCGCGCTCGGGGACGCGCCCGGTTGGGGGACGCTCGCGGGCGAGCCCGCCGACGAGTTCGCCACCGGCCTCTCGCTGTACGCGCTGTGCCTGGCGGGACGGAAGCCCGGCGCGGACGGGCGCATGTCCGGGGCGCTCGACTGGCTGAAGTCACGGCAGGCGGCGGATGGAAGCTGGGGCGTGGGCACGCGCTACCCGGACATCCCCACCACCTTCGCCGCCATGGGGCTGGCGTGCTTCGGCGACTTCAGCGTGGGCGTCTCGGTGAACGGCGCGGCGCGCAGGCCGCTCGAGCATGACCTGCCCAATCCCCAGACGGCCACGTACGTGCTCACCGTGCGCAACCACGGGTACAAGACGGACGAGTACTCGCTGAGCACGCAGGGCGGGCTGCCCGGGTGGACGGCGACGCTGGACAGGACGACGCTGGAGCTGGGCCCGGACGAGTCCACCACGGTGCTGCTCACCATCACCGCGCCCCCGGGGCTGGCGGCCTCGCTGTCGTCGGACGTCATGGTGGTGGCGGCTTCGGACGGGGCGGCGGGAGTGAAGGGCGCCACGAAGGCCTCCACGTACACGACGCCCCCCGCGCCCACCGAGGGCCTGCCCACCACGACGGCGCTGCTGTCACCCGGAAGTGGCCCGCTCACGGTGGCGCTGGCCAACACGCTGTCCGCGCGCGTGGTGGATGACCGGGGCTGGCAGGCACGAGGCCCTGGCATGGGCGTCATCACCTTCAGCGTCGCGGGCGTCACGGTGGGGGCGGACAACGACGCGGATGGGGACGGGGTGTATTCGATTGTCTGGAGGCCTCGCGCGGCGACGTGGGACGACCTGGGGCTCCAGGATTTGCGCGCGGTGTACTCGGGGGTGACGCTCCAGCCGGAGCGGGACAACCGCCTGGGGAGCACGGCGTCGCAGGAGGTGGAGGTGCTTCCGTCGCCCTACCCCGCGCCGTCGGTGACGCTGTGCGGGCTGCCAGACTTCACCGGAGCGACGTCGCTGACGGCGTGCGGCTTCACGACGCCGCTGGCCGTGGGGACCTCCATCGAGTCCGCGGCCTTCATCATCCACGGCGAGACGTACCCCGTGGTGCCGGACGTGAATGGCGGCCTGGTGATGGCCTCGCTGCCGCTGCGGGACGGGCCCAACGTGGTGCGGCTGGTGGCCACGGACACGCTCGGCGGGCTGTCCAGCGACGAGGCGACGGTGATGGTGGACAACACCGCGCCCGAGGTGACGCTGCTGTCGCCAGCCAACGGCAAGGCGCTGAGCGTGTACAGCGTGGACGTCCAGGTGGTGGTGCGCGACTGGTCGCCGGTGCGGGTGGAGACGAACTGGGTGCACGTCACGCAGGTGCCCGCGGGCGGCGGCACGGTGACGCACACGGTGTGGCTGAACCCGGGGCAGAACGCGATTCTGGTGCGGGTGACGGACGCGGCGGGCCACGCCACGGAGCAGGTGGTAAATGTCTGGGTGGATGCCCAGGCGCCGTTTGTGGGCACGGGGCTGCCGGACGGGTGGCTGATGGGGCCGCAGCCGGGGGACACGCTGTGGTACGGCATCGGCGTGTACTCGGCGTCTTCGACGCAGGTGGTGGTGTCGTCGAGCGGGACGTACTCGCTGCCGCGCGGCGGCGGCGCGGTGAATGCGCAGCTGCACCTGGTGCCCGGCGTCAACACGTTCACGATTGATGTGACGAGCGAGACGGGGCTGACGACGTCGCTGACGCGCACGGTGCGGTACGACAACTCGGCGCCGGAGGCGGAGCTGGTGATTCCGACGCCCGGTGGGACGTACAGCGGGCCCATCGTGCTCACGGCGCGGGTGACGGACACGGTGGGCGGCGTGCGCGGGGTGGCCTTCACCCGCGATGGCTCGGGGATTCGAGCGGCGACGCTGCAGCCGGACGGGACGTGGACCGCGGAGCTCGACACGCGCGAGCTGGTGGACGGGGCGCACACGGTGGAGGTGTGGATGGATGATTGGGCGGGGAACTTCGTCATCCGGACGTTCCACTTCAACACGCGCAACCGGCCGTAG
- a CDS encoding Ig-like domain-containing protein: MFPHPLRQPARRRHALLGLVALAMSVLAIPASAQTQTNTQATQRAINFLSADVAHWTTENNCVACHRQGAVVYGMANARANGYDMNFVAANGRTNLQNLEFLAQRIRVDQQANGSWLHTGNAFRNEKTSFSTFGLAGYDQNVSTQYSASLVSAASWALTTQEAGGRWPSDHALFPVDYGSVPTTARIMTGIAQAKQRVDPARAAQYQAALDRAATYLRNNLNNADTSAPGNGMPYTFQVAWAIVGLKAAGPGPNNENTAAINTLADRLSTRTSPGSPGWGNSANEAANDFATGSAIYGLCLAGREPATDPRLRTAIEWMKTRQSADGSWRTGAATFDIPTTFAALGLSCFGDFSVRVTVVGSHRQELLIDHAAPQTATFTFTVRNHGYQADTYTLSTQGGLPGWTSSVSQPTLFLASGAEANVTVTITAPPGLYPALTSEFTLIAASVGAPGVSGSARVNAYTPPLPPVTGRPTVTAIQTPAANASVTIGQGITLSARVTDAGAPVRGPGRGVVTFYVAGVPVGADADADADGLYSTPWMPAVDSWTVTGPQDYRAVYSGVELLPPLANLLGSTDSRTLNILAFPHTTPLVTIGNPPAFTRETSLEIWGYATPRAPGAVVTYAAFIVNGGAPIVLTPGNGGLVFTTVTLEEGPNIIQLTARDSFGGITTKQVNLTVDRVAPILTIQSPAEGAALGTPVVTVTSSVQDQTPVRVETQWANVSLLEFGNGTVSHNVPLSYGNQGIMVRATDSAGNVTEKGVVVWVDSGAPVLSTNFAEGQLFGPMPDHTFGYAINVQTVSASTVRVNGGPAFTLPRGGGQIQTTATLVPGVNTLNISVTSETGITSTLVRRVNYDTQAPVATLLAPTAGSTVSGVITLRARVTDNYGPVTNVGFSRDRSGIRAGTQQADGTWTAELDTRELFDGAHTVDLWMNDGVGNFTIQSFNFFVDN, encoded by the coding sequence ATGTTCCCCCATCCCCTCCGGCAGCCCGCGCGGCGCCGCCATGCCCTCCTCGGGCTGGTGGCGCTGGCGATGTCTGTCCTTGCCATTCCCGCTTCCGCCCAGACGCAGACCAACACCCAGGCCACCCAGCGCGCCATCAACTTCCTCAGCGCGGACGTGGCCCACTGGACCACGGAGAACAACTGCGTGGCCTGCCACCGCCAGGGCGCCGTGGTGTACGGCATGGCGAACGCCCGGGCCAACGGCTACGACATGAACTTCGTCGCGGCCAACGGGCGCACCAACCTCCAGAACCTGGAGTTCCTCGCCCAGCGCATCCGGGTGGACCAGCAAGCCAACGGCTCGTGGCTGCACACCGGCAACGCCTTCCGCAACGAGAAGACGTCCTTCTCCACCTTCGGCCTGGCCGGGTATGACCAGAACGTCTCCACGCAGTACAGCGCGTCGCTCGTCTCCGCCGCGAGCTGGGCGCTGACCACGCAGGAGGCCGGTGGCCGGTGGCCGTCGGACCACGCCCTCTTCCCGGTGGATTACGGCAGCGTGCCCACCACCGCGCGCATCATGACGGGCATTGCCCAGGCGAAGCAGCGCGTGGACCCGGCCCGCGCCGCCCAGTACCAGGCCGCGCTGGACCGCGCCGCCACCTACCTGCGCAACAACCTCAACAACGCCGACACTTCCGCTCCGGGCAACGGCATGCCCTACACCTTCCAGGTGGCGTGGGCCATCGTGGGCCTGAAGGCCGCGGGCCCCGGGCCGAACAACGAGAACACCGCCGCCATCAACACCCTGGCGGACCGGCTCAGCACGCGCACCTCGCCCGGCAGCCCCGGCTGGGGCAACTCCGCCAACGAGGCGGCCAATGACTTCGCCACCGGCAGCGCCATCTATGGCCTGTGCCTTGCCGGCCGCGAGCCCGCCACGGACCCGCGCCTGCGCACTGCGATTGAGTGGATGAAGACGCGCCAGTCCGCCGACGGCAGCTGGCGCACCGGCGCCGCCACCTTCGACATCCCCACCACCTTCGCGGCCCTGGGCCTGTCCTGCTTCGGCGACTTCAGCGTGCGGGTGACTGTCGTCGGCTCCCACCGGCAGGAGCTGCTCATCGACCACGCCGCGCCGCAGACGGCCACCTTCACCTTCACCGTGCGAAACCACGGCTACCAGGCGGACACGTACACGCTGAGCACCCAGGGCGGCCTGCCCGGGTGGACGTCCTCGGTGAGCCAGCCCACCCTGTTCCTCGCCTCCGGAGCGGAGGCGAACGTCACCGTCACCATCACCGCGCCACCGGGCCTGTACCCGGCGCTCACCTCGGAGTTCACGCTCATCGCCGCCTCGGTCGGCGCCCCGGGCGTGTCGGGCTCCGCGCGCGTCAACGCGTACACCCCGCCCCTGCCCCCCGTGACGGGCCGCCCCACCGTCACCGCCATCCAGACGCCCGCCGCCAACGCCAGCGTCACCATTGGCCAGGGCATCACGCTGTCCGCGCGCGTGACGGACGCCGGCGCCCCCGTCAGGGGTCCGGGCCGCGGCGTCGTCACGTTCTACGTCGCGGGCGTGCCTGTGGGCGCGGACGCGGACGCGGATGCGGACGGCCTTTACTCCACCCCGTGGATGCCGGCCGTGGACAGCTGGACGGTGACGGGCCCGCAGGACTACCGCGCGGTGTACTCCGGCGTGGAGCTGTTGCCGCCCCTGGCCAACCTGCTGGGCAGCACCGACTCGCGCACGCTCAACATCCTCGCCTTCCCGCACACCACGCCGCTGGTCACCATCGGCAACCCGCCGGCCTTCACCCGTGAGACGTCCCTGGAAATCTGGGGCTACGCCACGCCGCGCGCCCCCGGCGCCGTCGTCACCTACGCGGCCTTCATCGTCAACGGCGGTGCGCCCATCGTCCTCACGCCCGGCAACGGCGGCCTCGTCTTCACCACCGTCACCCTGGAGGAAGGGCCCAACATCATCCAGCTGACCGCGCGGGACAGCTTCGGCGGCATCACCACGAAGCAGGTCAACCTCACAGTGGACCGCGTGGCCCCCATCCTCACCATCCAGTCGCCCGCCGAGGGCGCGGCCCTGGGCACGCCGGTGGTGACGGTGACGTCGTCGGTGCAGGACCAGACGCCGGTGCGCGTGGAGACGCAGTGGGCGAACGTGTCGCTGCTGGAGTTCGGCAACGGCACCGTCAGCCACAACGTGCCGCTGAGCTATGGCAACCAGGGCATCATGGTGCGCGCCACGGACAGCGCGGGCAACGTCACCGAGAAGGGCGTCGTCGTGTGGGTGGACTCGGGCGCGCCGGTGCTCAGCACCAACTTCGCGGAGGGTCAGCTCTTCGGGCCCATGCCGGACCACACCTTCGGCTACGCCATCAACGTGCAGACGGTCTCCGCCTCCACCGTGCGCGTCAACGGCGGCCCGGCCTTCACGCTGCCCCGGGGCGGCGGTCAAATCCAGACGACGGCCACGCTGGTGCCGGGCGTCAACACGCTCAACATCTCCGTGACGAGCGAGACGGGCATCACCAGCACGCTCGTGCGCCGGGTGAACTACGACACGCAGGCGCCCGTCGCCACGCTGCTCGCCCCCACCGCGGGCAGCACCGTCAGCGGCGTCATCACCCTGCGCGCCCGCGTCACCGACAACTACGGGCCGGTGACGAACGTGGGCTTCAGCCGAGACAGGTCCGGCATCCGCGCCGGCACCCAGCAGGCGGACGGCACCTGGACGGCGGAGCTCGACACCCGCGAGCTGTTCGACGGCGCGCACACCGTCGACCTGTGGATGAATGACGGCGTCGGGAACTTCACCATCCAGAGCTTCAACTTCTTCGTCGACAACTGA
- a CDS encoding ornithine cyclodeaminase family protein, giving the protein MPTLILTAKDLRGLYTVQLGLEAVERAFLAHGRGEALMPPKVYLSLPKYEGDFRAMPAFLDGAAGVKWVNAHPRNPEKHGLPTVRALYILSDPDTASPLAILDGTLLTAWRTGAAGGVASKFLAKKAPRTLGLVGCGVQARVLIDAHRAIFGELELLLADASEAAAKALQAEKGGRVVSLQEASGADIVCTSTPVRAPVVKREWIKPGAHINAMGADAPGKQELDPRILTEGRVFIDDTEQALHSGEVNVPLHDGLLKAEQIAGNLGEVLAGKKPGRTGDEITVFDSTGLALQDVALARALYDVALARGVGQSLDIVGG; this is encoded by the coding sequence ATGCCCACCCTCATTCTCACCGCGAAGGACCTGCGCGGCCTGTACACCGTCCAGCTCGGCCTCGAAGCCGTCGAGCGCGCCTTCCTCGCCCACGGCCGTGGCGAGGCGCTCATGCCTCCCAAGGTCTACCTGTCCCTCCCCAAGTACGAAGGCGACTTCCGCGCCATGCCCGCCTTCCTCGACGGCGCCGCCGGCGTGAAGTGGGTCAACGCCCATCCCCGCAACCCCGAGAAGCACGGCCTGCCCACCGTCCGCGCCCTCTACATCCTCAGCGACCCGGACACCGCGTCCCCCCTCGCCATCCTCGACGGTACCCTCCTCACCGCCTGGCGCACCGGCGCCGCCGGGGGTGTCGCGTCCAAGTTCCTCGCGAAGAAGGCACCGCGCACCCTCGGCCTCGTCGGCTGCGGCGTGCAGGCCCGCGTCCTCATCGACGCCCACCGCGCCATCTTCGGCGAGCTGGAGCTGCTCCTCGCCGACGCCTCCGAGGCCGCCGCCAAGGCCCTCCAGGCGGAGAAGGGCGGCCGCGTCGTCAGCCTCCAGGAGGCCTCCGGCGCCGACATCGTCTGCACCTCCACGCCCGTGCGCGCCCCCGTGGTGAAGCGCGAGTGGATAAAGCCCGGTGCCCACATCAACGCCATGGGCGCCGACGCCCCCGGCAAGCAGGAGCTGGACCCGCGCATCCTCACCGAGGGCCGCGTCTTCATCGACGACACCGAGCAGGCCCTCCACTCCGGCGAGGTCAACGTCCCCCTGCACGACGGACTCCTCAAGGCGGAGCAGATCGCCGGCAACCTGGGCGAGGTCCTCGCCGGCAAGAAGCCCGGCCGCACCGGAGACGAAATCACCGTCTTCGACTCCACCGGCCTCGCCCTCCAGGACGTGGCCCTGGCCCGCGCCCTCTACGACGTGGCCCTCGCCCGCGGCGTCGGCCAGTCGCTCGACATCGTCGGAGGCTGA
- a CDS encoding DUSAM domain-containing protein: MDLEEGDWHTIRMLESQVQRGEVLELTPDVRELLLRTAPTVAINEADVDLSSVDSATALLHVIRRRISDGSHRLAAALNRMYRLRDAGRLDEARQQLRDLLAVEVVPLYRDIAEGEIEKLNRRG; this comes from the coding sequence ATGGACCTGGAAGAAGGCGATTGGCACACGATACGGATGCTGGAGAGTCAGGTCCAACGAGGTGAGGTACTGGAGCTCACGCCCGACGTGCGCGAACTCCTCCTCCGCACTGCCCCCACGGTCGCCATCAACGAAGCTGACGTGGACCTCTCCAGCGTCGACAGTGCCACCGCGCTGCTTCATGTCATCCGGCGTCGCATCTCGGATGGCTCACACCGGCTGGCTGCTGCCCTGAACCGGATGTACCGCCTTCGTGACGCGGGCCGCCTGGACGAAGCACGGCAACAGCTGCGCGACCTGCTCGCCGTCGAGGTCGTCCCCCTCTACCGGGACATCGCGGAGGGTGAGATAGAGAAGCTGAACAGGCGTGGGTAG